Proteins from a single region of Pseudodesulfovibrio portus:
- the ndk gene encoding nucleoside-diphosphate kinase has translation MAIERTFSIIKPDAVERGLIAEILKMITDSGLKIKGMKLIHMDRAKAEGFYAVHKERPFFGELVDYMISGPVVVSCLEGENAIENYRKLMGATNPADAEEGTIRAAYGQNIQNNSCHGSDGPDTAKTEVAYFFNDDELVG, from the coding sequence ATGGCTATCGAACGCACTTTTTCCATCATCAAACCCGATGCCGTCGAGCGCGGCCTGATCGCTGAAATCCTGAAGATGATCACCGACTCCGGCCTGAAGATCAAAGGCATGAAGTTGATCCACATGGATCGCGCCAAGGCCGAAGGTTTCTACGCCGTGCACAAGGAACGTCCCTTCTTCGGCGAGCTCGTGGACTACATGATCTCCGGCCCGGTGGTCGTTTCCTGCCTGGAAGGCGAAAACGCCATCGAGAACTACCGCAAGCTGATGGGTGCCACCAATCCGGCCGATGCCGAGGAAGGCACCATTCGCGCCGCCTACGGCCAAAACATCCAGAACAACTCCTGCCACGGTTCCGACGGTCCCGACACCGCCAAGACCGAGGTGGCCTACTTCTTCAACGACGACGAGCTGGTGGGATAA